In Streptomyces sp. NBC_00414, a single window of DNA contains:
- a CDS encoding SDR family NAD(P)-dependent oxidoreductase, whose translation MTNSQRFTDKTVLVTGAGTGFGAEIAVRAAQEGADVAIHYRTSRAGAAATAERVTALGRKALLVQADIAEHDQIRRMADEVWAAFGRLDVAVNNVGDVAREQMSWRDLTEESVDHVLAVDIKGTLLCTHEFGARMLEQEGGGAIVNIGSTVVARGSARAPQYAAAKYGIIGLTKSYAHAFAPAVRVNVFAPGFIETTATLGREDWKNGRGEQLRQATPMGRIPGPEELAGAALFLATEDAHHITGGFLIADGGYNMIGA comes from the coding sequence ATGACCAACTCCCAGCGCTTCACCGACAAGACCGTGCTCGTCACCGGCGCCGGTACCGGGTTCGGTGCCGAGATCGCCGTACGGGCCGCCCAGGAGGGTGCCGACGTCGCGATCCACTACCGCACCTCGCGTGCGGGCGCGGCGGCCACCGCCGAGCGGGTGACAGCGCTGGGCCGCAAGGCGCTGCTGGTCCAGGCCGACATAGCCGAGCACGACCAGATCCGGCGCATGGCGGACGAGGTGTGGGCCGCGTTCGGCCGGCTCGACGTGGCGGTCAACAACGTCGGCGACGTGGCCCGCGAGCAGATGTCCTGGCGGGACCTCACCGAGGAGTCCGTGGACCACGTCCTCGCGGTCGACATCAAGGGCACCCTGTTGTGCACGCACGAGTTCGGCGCGCGGATGCTGGAGCAGGAGGGGGGCGGCGCGATCGTCAACATCGGCTCGACGGTGGTGGCCCGGGGCAGCGCGCGGGCACCGCAGTACGCCGCCGCCAAGTACGGGATCATCGGCCTGACCAAGTCGTACGCGCACGCTTTCGCGCCCGCCGTCCGGGTCAACGTCTTCGCGCCCGGGTTCATCGAGACGACCGCGACGCTGGGCCGGGAGGACTGGAAGAACGGGCGCGGGGAGCAGCTGCGCCAGGCGACTCCGATGGGGCGCATCCCGGGGCCGGAGGAGCTGGCGGGGGCCGCGCTGTTCCTGGCCACGGAGGACGCGCACCACATCACCGGCGGCTTCCTCATCGCCGACGGCGGCTACAACATGATCGGCGCGTGA
- a CDS encoding fumarylacetoacetate hydrolase family protein: MKLVTFDDGLVGRLDGDTVIELDVPSTRVFFESDGQVAETGRTFPLADVRLRAPIEPKKFFHTAGNFREHHEDLVRVDWSHPVNKGIVFFQNVDAIIGHDEPIVYPANLTREMDYELELAVVIGRPGKFFTAEQAVEHIGGYLVFNDITARDIQRKEMESGVFSFSKAIDTFCPIGPYIVTADEIDDPHDLDMELRVNGDVRQKSNTARMSVSIPQLVAYHSPQTYSAGDIITTGTIAGVAASTEDPFANYLKPGDVVEAEIEKLGVLRNRVVSWQDAHGTPEPPAEQWV; encoded by the coding sequence ATGAAACTGGTGACGTTCGACGACGGGCTCGTGGGCCGCCTGGACGGCGACACGGTGATCGAGCTGGACGTTCCGTCGACCCGGGTGTTCTTCGAGAGCGACGGTCAGGTCGCCGAGACCGGGCGGACGTTCCCGCTCGCCGACGTCCGGCTGCGCGCGCCGATCGAGCCCAAGAAGTTCTTCCACACGGCCGGCAACTTCCGCGAGCACCACGAGGACCTGGTACGGGTCGACTGGTCGCACCCGGTCAACAAGGGCATCGTGTTCTTCCAGAACGTGGACGCGATCATCGGCCACGACGAGCCGATCGTGTACCCGGCCAACCTGACCCGGGAGATGGACTACGAACTCGAACTCGCCGTGGTCATCGGCAGGCCCGGCAAGTTCTTCACCGCCGAGCAGGCCGTCGAGCACATCGGCGGCTACCTGGTCTTCAACGACATCACCGCGCGCGACATCCAGCGCAAGGAGATGGAGTCGGGTGTCTTCTCCTTCTCCAAGGCCATCGACACCTTCTGCCCGATCGGCCCCTACATCGTGACCGCGGACGAGATCGACGACCCGCACGACCTCGACATGGAACTGCGCGTCAACGGCGACGTACGGCAGAAGTCGAACACCGCCCGTATGTCGGTGTCGATTCCTCAACTGGTCGCCTACCACTCCCCGCAGACCTACAGCGCGGGCGACATCATCACCACCGGCACCATCGCCGGTGTCGCGGCGAGCACCGAGGACCCCTTCGCCAACTACCTCAAGCCCGGTGACGTCGTCGAGGCCGAGATCGAGAAGCTCGGCGTACTGCGCAACCGAGTCGTCTCCTGGCAGGACGCGCACGGCACACCCGAACCGCCCGCCGAACAGTGGGTGTAG
- a CDS encoding SDR family NAD(P)-dependent oxidoreductase, whose translation MRTTMRTTWNFTGTRALVAGAGGIGSAVTEALADAGADVVVLDRDAGPLAELTRTASTGGDGDSGGTGGTVRGLSVDLTSADACHDAVTDAVGALGGLDVFVHAVGTNDRRPVLETPDEVWERIVAINLSSGFWLGRAVGNVMVPGGYGRVVYLSSVSGLLAHRDHAPYAATKGGINQLMRVMAREWAPHGVTVNAVAPGYTETDLTRTYLAKPGMRASMEALVPAGRLGRPADLVGPTLFLSSAEAAFITGQVLYADGGRTLV comes from the coding sequence ATGAGGACGACCATGAGAACGACATGGAACTTCACCGGCACACGCGCGCTCGTGGCCGGTGCGGGCGGAATCGGATCCGCCGTGACCGAGGCCCTGGCGGACGCCGGAGCGGACGTGGTCGTCCTGGACCGCGACGCCGGACCACTGGCCGAACTCACCCGCACGGCCAGTACGGGCGGTGACGGCGATTCAGGTGGCACCGGCGGCACGGTGCGCGGCCTGAGTGTGGACCTCACCTCCGCCGACGCCTGCCACGACGCGGTCACGGACGCCGTCGGAGCCCTCGGCGGTCTGGACGTCTTCGTGCACGCGGTCGGCACCAACGACCGCAGGCCCGTCCTGGAGACGCCCGACGAGGTCTGGGAACGCATCGTCGCCATCAACCTCAGCAGCGGCTTCTGGCTGGGCCGGGCGGTGGGCAACGTCATGGTCCCCGGCGGCTACGGCCGCGTCGTCTACCTGTCGTCCGTCTCCGGGCTCCTCGCCCACCGCGACCACGCGCCGTACGCGGCGACCAAGGGCGGCATCAACCAGCTCATGCGGGTCATGGCCCGGGAATGGGCGCCCCACGGCGTCACCGTCAACGCGGTCGCCCCCGGCTACACCGAGACCGACCTCACCCGCACCTACCTCGCCAAGCCGGGCATGCGTGCCTCGATGGAGGCGCTGGTGCCCGCCGGACGGCTCGGCCGACCCGCCGATCTGGTCGGCCCCACCCTGTTCCTCTCCTCCGCCGAGGCCGCTTTCATCACCGGACAGGTGCTGTACGCCGACGGTGGCCGGACCCTCGTCTGA
- a CDS encoding amidohydrolase family protein, whose product MSDDRTSVRTGDRSSGRTVFTGVRVFDGTGRDPFPAEVLVEGGRITAVAARIPATGLSGARVVDGGGGTLIPGLVDSHTHLGFGSTVEHRSRRRDEPDEEKALLVAHAGRVLLDQGFTSAYSGGNRLPRTETAARKAFDEGWMPGPRFKAASWEGTAGMVEPGVYDFPGIDGRASDPGSVSRFVGEMADLGVDIVKLSLSGESAVVQGTSRIVQFTEEEVAAAAAVARERGVWLTAHAHAAESIKMAVRHGIRAVYHCTFADEEALDLLEAARDRLFVAPTPGIIYANLHEADSEPEPGMEVEATQKAVREVVPELVRRGIRVVPGGDYGFAWNPVGRNARDLELFVDWFGFTPAEALRAATGYGGQVMGMGDELGLIREGFLADLVLVDGDPLDDISILQDRDRLVAIMKNGSLHKAPA is encoded by the coding sequence ATGAGCGACGACAGGACGAGTGTCAGGACCGGCGACAGGAGCAGCGGCAGGACCGTCTTCACCGGAGTCCGGGTCTTCGACGGGACGGGACGGGATCCCTTCCCCGCCGAGGTCCTGGTCGAGGGCGGGCGCATCACCGCCGTCGCCGCCCGGATCCCGGCCACCGGCCTGTCCGGGGCCCGGGTCGTGGACGGCGGAGGCGGCACCCTGATCCCCGGCCTGGTCGACTCCCACACCCACCTCGGCTTCGGATCCACCGTCGAGCACCGGTCCCGCCGCCGGGACGAGCCCGACGAGGAGAAGGCCCTGCTGGTGGCCCACGCGGGCCGTGTCCTGCTGGACCAGGGCTTCACCAGCGCCTACTCCGGGGGCAACCGCCTGCCCCGTACCGAGACGGCCGCCCGCAAGGCGTTCGACGAGGGATGGATGCCGGGCCCGCGCTTCAAGGCGGCCTCCTGGGAGGGCACCGCGGGCATGGTCGAACCGGGGGTGTACGACTTCCCGGGCATCGACGGCCGGGCCTCCGACCCCGGGTCGGTGAGCCGTTTCGTCGGTGAGATGGCGGACCTGGGTGTCGACATCGTCAAGCTGTCGCTGTCGGGCGAGAGCGCGGTGGTGCAGGGCACCTCACGGATCGTGCAGTTCACCGAGGAGGAGGTCGCGGCGGCAGCGGCGGTGGCCCGTGAACGCGGCGTCTGGCTGACGGCCCACGCCCACGCCGCCGAGTCGATCAAGATGGCCGTACGCCATGGCATCCGCGCGGTCTACCACTGCACCTTCGCCGACGAGGAGGCCCTCGACCTGCTGGAGGCCGCGCGCGACCGGCTGTTCGTGGCGCCGACCCCCGGCATCATCTACGCCAACCTGCACGAGGCCGACAGCGAGCCCGAGCCCGGCATGGAGGTCGAGGCCACCCAGAAGGCGGTCCGCGAGGTCGTCCCCGAACTCGTCCGGCGCGGCATCCGTGTCGTCCCGGGCGGTGACTACGGCTTCGCCTGGAACCCGGTCGGCCGCAACGCCCGCGACCTGGAACTGTTCGTCGACTGGTTCGGCTTCACCCCGGCCGAGGCCCTGCGCGCCGCCACCGGGTACGGCGGCCAGGTGATGGGCATGGGCGACGAACTGGGCCTGATCCGGGAGGGCTTCCTCGCCGACCTGGTCCTCGTCGACGGCGACCCGCTGGACGACATCAGCATTCTCCAGGACCGCGACCGACTCGTGGCGATCATGAAGAACGGCTCGCTGCACAAGGCACCGGCGTGA
- a CDS encoding alcohol dehydrogenase catalytic domain-containing protein, whose translation MSSKPSPAIVFDPEAGLGTREVTLRPAGPGEVEIEVRAAGVCHSDLHIVSGDWPTDRPLVLGHEAAGVVTGVGPGVTSVRPGDHVVLSWFAPCRRCRKCVAGQGWLCTGTKAVANTLPDGTTPFTGADGEEIWPYLGLGAFTGRLVVPETAAVQVPDELPFAIGALLGCSITTGIGAVVNTAGVRPGESAVVIGTGGVGLSVVMGLSLVGADPVVAVDLSPERLAAAKRFGATHTLDGARDDVAAWCQDALGGVDYAFEAIGSPKVVETLPAMLTSGGAAVLVGMAASGATGSFDLFDLADQGKRILGCNYGSSVGELDIPKLARLYLAGRLPLDDLVGKVRPLAEAPLAFDDLRSNTGVRTILEP comes from the coding sequence AGGCAGGCCTCGGCACGCGCGAGGTCACCCTGCGCCCCGCCGGTCCGGGCGAGGTCGAGATCGAGGTCCGCGCCGCCGGCGTGTGCCACTCGGACCTGCACATCGTGTCCGGCGACTGGCCCACCGACCGCCCGCTCGTCCTCGGGCACGAGGCCGCGGGCGTTGTCACCGGAGTCGGCCCCGGTGTCACCTCGGTCCGGCCCGGCGACCATGTGGTGCTGTCCTGGTTCGCGCCGTGCCGCCGCTGTCGCAAGTGCGTGGCCGGCCAGGGCTGGCTGTGCACCGGCACCAAGGCCGTCGCCAACACCCTCCCCGACGGCACGACCCCCTTCACCGGTGCCGACGGCGAGGAGATCTGGCCCTACCTGGGGCTCGGCGCCTTCACCGGCCGACTGGTCGTCCCGGAGACGGCCGCGGTGCAGGTGCCCGACGAACTGCCCTTCGCTATCGGCGCGTTGCTCGGCTGCTCCATCACCACCGGTATCGGCGCGGTCGTGAACACCGCCGGAGTACGGCCCGGGGAGTCCGCGGTCGTCATCGGCACCGGTGGAGTCGGGCTCTCCGTGGTGATGGGCCTGTCCCTGGTCGGCGCCGATCCCGTCGTCGCCGTCGACCTCTCTCCCGAACGCCTCGCCGCGGCGAAACGGTTCGGCGCCACCCACACCCTCGACGGGGCGCGCGACGACGTGGCCGCCTGGTGCCAGGACGCACTCGGGGGAGTGGACTACGCCTTCGAGGCGATCGGCAGCCCGAAGGTCGTCGAGACGCTCCCCGCCATGCTCACCTCCGGCGGCGCGGCCGTCCTCGTCGGCATGGCCGCCAGCGGCGCCACCGGCTCGTTCGACCTCTTCGACCTCGCCGACCAGGGAAAACGTATCCTCGGCTGCAACTATGGTTCCAGTGTCGGCGAGCTCGACATCCCGAAGCTGGCCCGCCTCTACCTCGCCGGACGCCTGCCGCTGGACGACCTGGTCGGGAAGGTCCGCCCGCTGGCGGAGGCACCGCTCGCCTTCGACGACCTCCGGTCGAACACCGGAGTGCGGACGATCCTCGAACCATGA
- a CDS encoding NAD-dependent succinate-semialdehyde dehydrogenase, translating into MYAVTDPATAEVVETYPTATDSQVTAAVDTAHTAAAWGRSSSVTERAALLRRLGDLHAEHQDELAASIVREMGKPLAEAEGEVGFCTEIYHYYADHAEKFLADEPLDVTSGPGSAVIRRSPVGVLLGIMPWNFPAYQVARFAAPNLAIGNTIVLKHAPQCPATAALLEKLFAEAGFPAGAYVNVYATNEQIADVIADPRVQGVSLTGSERAGSAVAEIAGRHLKKVVLELGGSDPFVVLSTDDLDAVVDSAVAARLDNTGQACNAAKRFVVVEGLYEQFVEKFSARLLAGETGAPLSSVAAAENLGRQVDAAVAEGATLHSTGRREGAHFPAGVLTGLTTEDTAARQELFGPVAMVFQAADEDDAVRIANDTPYGLGSYVFTTDPAQAERVADRIEAGMVFVNGVGAEGAELPFGGIKRSGFGRELGRPGIEEFVNKKLIRTVE; encoded by the coding sequence ATGTACGCCGTCACCGACCCGGCCACCGCTGAGGTCGTCGAGACCTACCCGACCGCCACCGACTCCCAGGTCACCGCGGCTGTCGACACCGCTCACACCGCTGCCGCGTGGGGCCGCTCCAGTTCGGTCACCGAGCGGGCCGCGCTGCTGCGCAGGCTCGGCGACCTGCACGCGGAGCACCAGGACGAACTGGCCGCGAGCATCGTCCGCGAAATGGGCAAGCCCCTCGCCGAGGCGGAGGGCGAGGTCGGCTTCTGCACCGAGATCTACCACTACTACGCCGACCACGCCGAGAAGTTCCTCGCCGACGAACCGCTCGACGTCACCTCAGGGCCGGGCAGCGCCGTCATCCGACGCAGCCCGGTGGGCGTGCTGCTCGGCATCATGCCGTGGAACTTCCCCGCCTATCAGGTCGCCCGGTTCGCCGCCCCGAACCTCGCGATCGGCAACACCATCGTGCTCAAGCACGCCCCGCAGTGCCCCGCCACCGCCGCCCTGCTGGAGAAGCTGTTCGCCGAGGCGGGCTTCCCGGCCGGGGCGTACGTCAACGTGTACGCCACCAACGAGCAGATCGCCGACGTGATCGCCGACCCGCGCGTCCAGGGTGTCTCGCTCACCGGCTCGGAGCGGGCCGGTTCCGCCGTCGCCGAGATCGCCGGCCGCCACCTGAAGAAGGTCGTCCTCGAACTCGGCGGCTCCGACCCGTTCGTCGTCCTGTCCACCGACGACCTGGACGCGGTCGTCGACTCCGCCGTCGCCGCGCGCCTCGACAACACCGGTCAGGCCTGCAACGCGGCCAAGCGTTTCGTGGTCGTCGAGGGCCTGTACGAGCAGTTCGTCGAGAAGTTCAGCGCCCGGCTCCTCGCCGGGGAGACGGGCGCGCCCCTGTCGTCCGTGGCCGCCGCCGAGAACCTCGGCCGCCAGGTCGACGCGGCCGTCGCCGAGGGCGCGACCCTGCACAGCACCGGCCGGCGCGAGGGGGCCCACTTCCCGGCGGGGGTCCTCACCGGGCTCACCACCGAGGACACCGCCGCCCGGCAGGAACTGTTCGGGCCGGTCGCCATGGTCTTCCAGGCCGCCGACGAGGACGACGCCGTACGCATCGCCAACGACACCCCGTACGGACTCGGCTCCTACGTCTTCACCACCGACCCGGCCCAGGCGGAGCGCGTCGCGGACCGGATCGAGGCCGGCATGGTCTTCGTCAACGGTGTCGGCGCCGAGGGTGCCGAGCTGCCCTTCGGCGGCATCAAGCGCTCGGGCTTCGGACGCGAACTGGGCCGGCCGGGCATCGAGGAGTTCGTCAACAAGAAGCTGATCCGCACGGTGGAGTAG
- a CDS encoding fumarylacetoacetate hydrolase family protein — MRIVNLAGRLALLTGDGAVDVSHGGFDADPDAVFGQWEALLRWSAAVDPATAVPYKDSDLRAPVPEPRQIFAVALNYRPHTTEAGHEEPAEPLVFTKFPSCLAGPYDTIDLPPGHVDWELEMVAVIGRDAYRVPEEDGWGPVVALTVGQDLSERTVQLAGRPAQFSLGKSFPGFGPVGPALVSVDEPADRDDLELTCELNGETVQHDRTSNMIFPVPRLVAHLSAICPLRPGDLIFTGTPAGVGNRRTPQRFIGTGDTLVSRIGDLGEMRHTFRSAR, encoded by the coding sequence ATGCGGATCGTCAATCTCGCCGGCCGCCTGGCCCTGTTGACCGGCGACGGCGCCGTGGACGTGTCCCACGGCGGTTTCGACGCCGACCCGGACGCGGTCTTCGGCCAGTGGGAGGCTCTGCTGCGCTGGTCCGCCGCCGTCGACCCGGCGACGGCCGTCCCGTACAAGGACTCCGACCTGCGCGCGCCCGTCCCCGAGCCGCGCCAGATCTTCGCCGTCGCCCTCAACTACCGCCCGCACACCACGGAGGCGGGTCACGAGGAGCCGGCCGAGCCGCTGGTCTTCACCAAGTTCCCCAGCTGCCTCGCCGGCCCCTACGACACCATCGACCTGCCGCCCGGTCATGTCGACTGGGAACTGGAGATGGTCGCCGTCATCGGCCGCGACGCCTACCGGGTGCCGGAGGAGGACGGCTGGGGACCGGTCGTCGCGCTCACCGTGGGACAGGATCTGTCCGAACGGACCGTCCAGCTCGCGGGCCGCCCGGCCCAGTTCTCGCTCGGCAAGTCCTTCCCCGGGTTCGGCCCCGTGGGGCCCGCCCTGGTCAGTGTCGACGAACCGGCCGACCGCGACGACCTGGAACTGACCTGTGAACTCAACGGGGAGACCGTCCAGCACGACCGCACCTCGAACATGATCTTCCCGGTGCCGCGGCTCGTCGCCCACCTCAGCGCGATCTGCCCGCTGCGCCCCGGCGACCTGATCTTCACCGGCACCCCCGCGGGAGTCGGCAACCGCCGCACCCCCCAGCGCTTCATAGGGACCGGTGACACCCTCGTCAGCAGGATCGGAGACCTGGGCGAGATGCGGCACACCTTCAGGAGCGCACGATGA